From Lolium perenne isolate Kyuss_39 chromosome 5, Kyuss_2.0, whole genome shotgun sequence, a single genomic window includes:
- the LOC127301307 gene encoding putative 1-phosphatidylinositol-3-phosphate 5-kinase FAB1C has product MGVLDFAAMGAVDKARSLVADHPQRHMHKGGDALARIETRRRRQQQEVGRGGGAPGRPSSPASPVEQPTTPLRPPEARSRSKADAAPRSPPPPRCDIRQADDEDAHESRAQFLAPGTSILHDFSDTDSSVSVSNSMYRSVTPSPTESPTCALRQNDASGLGAMATTDSDDARVLADASIAENCQESHGPSCIFDFGDNIWCAPPPEDEIDDVESRLFGFDDEEDEVGDKSNTFAPSCFSCNKVAGVDGVIEGSYQESVQNDLFRHFQALVAQLLEGEGVSLASDKDSESWLEIVASLAWQAAYFVKPDTKTGGSMDPSDYVKIKCIASGNPTDSNFVRGVVCSKNVKHKRMVSEHRNAKLLILGGAVEYQKASDKLESIGTILEQEKEYLRTIVGKVESRRPNVLIVEKSVSSYAQEILAKDVSLVLNVKRPLLERISRCTGGQIASSIDNIASARLGQCDMFKVEKVLESSRSEHPEKRPSTKTLMFFEGCLKRLGCTILLRGTSLEELKKIKRAMQLAVFAAYHLSLETSFLADEGATVPRVLSMSAIGAREALTSTDHISAISDDHDTADNLRAAVENYSHNATINQIFDGISISPPLSQLDGKSLGSVPEYTEPESPVNRVNSSVAGDVCQKAVLDKISMELCYLENTGNNVSLDNIRAGDLDEQNKLSCSYLPATDNHQSILVSLSNICIPKHLACERSRLFRIKFYGSFDKPLGRYLRENLFDQAYCCPSCKEPSESHARCYMHQNGSLTISVRRLLSQKLPGEHDGRIWMWHRCMKCKFKDGMPPSTHRVTMSDAAWGLSFGKFLELSFSNHATANRIASCGHSLQRDCLRFYGYGNMVAAFHYSPMATVSVNLPPSVLNFDCHGMQDWVKGEAVMAFDEMESLHMEIYGFLNNIEKSSVSLDEPGKAGIQSQIIEMRDLLNRERNEYEGLLLPVMEGSGHSTKSTFDTLELNRVRRGLLLDAYIWDCRLCNIDSLKSNGNISRTETSNPENPQATCVEEDKSELLQTVSQNGETHEEPATGPWWSSVGRRKSLLSREGHSIDDGIILVDTDLPIGLEDGLVSGAGDLDVVFSKFDVCENGQCLSMDSIKVPVERLPSLASILSDKIDMAWSGSSELHCSIAQDLTTGGNGSHSLVNNPSYKKAISPARVHSFDSIFRLHEQEQTGLLPASLHLSLKMKSAQSFRDFTNLVKDPMTNMRRAFSQLSPRSRGNLNVILTRAPTYLKSASHMVSDGARLLLPHIGSEGALVVAVYDDEPTSIVAYAMTSQEYVEQVTDKLDTKCSFQHMSNYAAVSNNGLQKSLPSREAPSDFKGTHFKFSFDDEAFSADNTKFSVTCYFARHFALLRKKCCPSDIDYIRSLSRGKRWSADGGKSNVYFAKTMDDRFIIKQVTKTELDSFVEFAPHYFRHLTQSLASGSPTCLAKILGLYQVSIKGTKGGREVKMDLMVMENIFFQRTISRVYDLKGSVRSRYNSDKSSHNKVLLDSNLIEEQHTKPIFVGSKAKQRLERAVWNDTSVLASLDVMDYSLLVGIDEEKNELVVGIIDFLRQYTWDKQLETWVKASGILGGPKNEMPTVISPVQYKKRFRKAMSRYFVAVPDQWSS; this is encoded by the exons ATGGGCGTGCTAGATTTCGCGGCGATGGGCGCGGTGGACAAGGCCAGATCCCTCGTCGCCGACCACCCGCAGCGCCACATGCACAAGGGCGGCGACGCCCTCGCGCGCATagagacgcggcggcggcggcagcagcaggaGGTGGGGCGAGGCGGGGGCGCGCCGGGGCGGCCGAGCAGCCCGGCGTCGCCCGTCGAGCAGCCCACCACGCCGCTGCGGCCGCCCGAGGCGAGATCCAGGAGCAAAGCCGACGCCGCTCCGcgctcccctcctcctccacgctgCGATATTAG GCAAGCGGATGACGAGGACGCTCATGAATCCAGGGCCCAGTTTTTAGCCCCAGGGACTTCAATATTACATGACTTTTCAGATACAGATTCTAGTGTTAGTGTTAGCAACTCAATGTACAGATCGGTGACCCCAAGCCCCACCGAGAGTCCAACTTGTGCGCTGAGGCAGAATGACGCTTCTGGTCTTGGTGCTATGGCAACGACCGACTCGGATGATGCCCGGGTTCTAGCTGATGCTAGCATCGCCGAGAACTGCCAAGAGAGCCATGGACCATCTTGTATCTTTGATTTTGGTGATAATATTTGGTGCGCACCACCACCTGAAGATGAGATTGATGATGTCGAATCAAGGCTATTTGGAtttgatgacgaggaggacgaagtTGGTGACAAGAGCAATACTTTTGCACCTAGTTGCTTCAGTTGCAATAAAGTAGCTGGTGTTGATGGTGTCATCGAGGGATCCTATCAGGAGAGTGTCCAGAATGATTTATTCAGGCATTTCCAAGCTCTAGTTGCACAGTTACTGGAGGGGGAAGGTGTTTCGTTGGCCAGTGACAAGGATTCAGAAAGTTGGCTTGAGATTGTGGCCTCGTTGGCATGGCAAGCTGCTTACTTTGTGAAACCTGACACCAAGACAGGCGGCAGCATGGATCCTAGTGATTATGTGAAGATCAAGTGCATAGCATCAGGGAATCCAACAGATAG CAATTTTGTAAGAGGAGTTGTTTGCTCCAAGAATGTAAAACACAAGCGCATGGTCTCCGAGCACAGGAATGCTAAGTTGCTCATTTTAGGAGGTGCGGTTGAGTACCAGAAAGCTTCTGATAAATTAGAATCAATTGGAACTATACTTGAACAG GAAAAGGAATATCTACGAACTATTGTTGGAAAGGTTGAGTCTAGGAGACCTAATGTGCTGATAGTTGAGAAAAGCGTCTCATCTTACGCCCAGGAGATCTTAGCGAAAGATGTCTCGTTAGTCCTGAATGTGAAGAGGCCACTTTTGGAGAGAATATCAAGATGCACAGGTGGTCAGATTGCCTCCTCGATTGACAATATCGCTTCAGCAAGGCTAGGGCAGTGTGACATGTTCAAGGTGGAAAAGGTTCTAGAATCATCACGGTCAGAACATCCAGAGAAGAGACCATCAACAAAGACACTGATGTTCTTTGAAGGCTGTTTGAAGCGCCTGGGATGCacg ATTCTGCTGAGGGGAACTTCTCTGGAAGAATTGAAGAAGATTAAACGTGCAATGCAACTCGCAGTATTTGCTGCTTATCATCTGTCCCTTGAGACATCATTCCTTGCTGATGAAGGTGCAACAGTTCCACGAGTTCTTTCAATGTCTGCGATAGGTGCACGAGAAGCATTAACCAGTACAGATCACATTTCTGCTATATCTGATGATCATGATACTGCTGATAATCTCAGAGCTGCAGTAGAAAACTATTCACACAATGCCACCATCAACCAGATATTTGATGGTATTTCTATATCACCACCTTTATCACAGTTGGATGGGAAAAGCCTGGGAAGTGTACCTGAATATACAGAACCGGAATCTCCTGTTAATCGTGTCAATTCTTCAGTCGCAGGTGATGTCTGCCAAAAAGCTGTCTTGGACAAGATATCCATGGAATTATGTTATTTGGAAAACACTGGGAACAACGTATCACTTGATAATATTCGAGCAGGAGACCTGGATGAACAGAACAAGCTTTCATGTAGCTACTTACCTGCTACTGACAATCATCAGAGCATCTTAGTTTCCCTCTCAAACATCTGCATCCCCAAACACTTAGCATGTGAGCGTTCTCGCCTCTTCCGCATCAAGTTTTATGGCAGTTTTGATAAGCCACTTGGGAGATATCTTCGCGAGAACTTATTTGACCAG GCATATTGCTGCCCATCGTGTAAGGAGCCTTCAGAATCACATGCAAGATGCTACATGCACCAGAATGGAAGCCTAACAATAAGTGTCAGGCGTCTCTTGTCCCAAAAGTTGCCAGGTGAACATGATGGGAGGATATGGATGTGGCACAGATGTATGAAATGCAAGTTTAAAGATGGAATGCCACCTTCAACACATAGAGTGACCATGTCTGATGCTGCCTGGGGTCTATCATTTGGGAAGTTTCTAGAGCTCAGCTTTTCGAATCATGCAACTGCCAACCGAATTGCGAGCTGTGGGCATTCTTTACAAAGGGACTGCCTTCGTTTCTATGG GTATGGAAATATGGTAGCAGCCTTCCATTATAGTCCCATGGCTACTGTATCTGTTAACCTCCCACCCTCAGTGCTGAATTTTGATTGCCACGGTATGCAAGACTGGGTGAAAGGAGAGGCAGTCATG GCATTTGATGAAATGGAATCCTTACACATGGAGATATATGGTTTCCTTAACAATATTGAAAAGAGTTCTGTCTCCTTGGATGAACCAGGAAAAGCAGGTATACAGAGTCAGATTATAGAGATGAGGGATTTGCTTAACAGGGAAAGAAACGAATATGAG GGTTTGCTTCTACCAGTTATGGAGGGGAGTGGTCATTCCACGAAATCAACTTTTGATACTCTGGAGCTCAACCGTGTGAGACGTGGTCTCCTCCTAGATGCATACATTTGGGACTGCAGGTTGTGCAACATAGATTCGCTTAAATCAAATGGCAATATTTCCAGAACTGAAACTTCCAATCCAGAAAATCCCCAAGCTACCTGCGTAGAAGAAGATAAATCTGAATTGCTGCAGACTGTTTCACAGAATGGAGAAACACATGAAGAACCTGCCACAGGTCCATGGTGGTCCTCAGTAGGACGAAGAAAATCTCTACTATCTAGAGAGGGCCACTCGATAGATGATGGGATTATCTTGGTTGACACAGATTTACCGATTGGTCTGGAGGATGGTTTGGTGAGTGGTGCAGGAGATCTTGACGTGGTCTTCAGCAAATTCGATGTATGTGAGAATGGACAGTGTCTATCCATGGATTCTATCAAGGTGCCGGTTGAGAGGTTACCCTCACTTGCATCTATTTTATCTGACAAAATAGATATGGCATGGAGCGGATCTAGTGAATTACACTGCAGCATCGCACAAGATTTGACCACTGGTGGAAATGGATCTCATAGTTTGGTGAACAATCCAAGTTACAAGAAGGCAATCTCACCAGCTCGAGTCCATTCATTTGATTCTATATTCAGATTGCATGAGCAGGAACAAACTGGATTATTGCCTGCTTCATTACATCTGTCCTTGAAAATGAAATCAGCTCAATCCTTTAGAGATTTCACAAACCTTGTAAAGGATCCGATGACAAACATGCGTAGGGCTTTTTCTCAATTATCTCCCAGATCAAGAGGAAACTTAAATGTTATTCTTACTCGTGCACCCACATATCTCAAGTCTGCTTCCCATATGGTGAGTGACGGGGCACGATTGCTGCTGCCTCATATTGGCTCTGAAGGTGCCCTTGTTGTTGCTGTCTACGATGATGAGCCAACAAGTATTGTAGCATATGCCATGACATCACAAGAATATGTTGAGCAAGTTACGGATAAACTGGATACAAAATGTAGCTTTCAACATATGTCAAATTATGCTGCAGTCAGCAATAATGGGCTTCAGAAATCTTTGCCCTCACGAGAAGCCCCTTCAGATTTCAAAGGAACCCACTTCAAGTTTTCGTTTGACGACGAGGCATTTTCTGCTGATAATACAAAGTTTTCAGTAACCTGTTATTTTGCAAGGCACTTTGCCTTACTTAGAAAGAAATGCTGTCCAAGTGATATTGATTACATACGTTCACTAAGTCGCGGTAAGAGATGGAGTGCTGATGGTGGAAAAAGCAATGTTTACTTTGCAAAGACAATGGACGATAGATTCATAATTAAACAAGTCACCAAGACAGAGCTAGACTCGTTTGTTGAGTTTGCTCCTCACTACTTCCGGCACTTGACACAATCATTGGCTTCTGGAAGCCCAACTTGCCTGGCCAAAATATTAGGACTTTATCAG GTTAGCATCAAGGGCACAAAAGGAGGGCGGGAGGTAAAAATGGACCTAATGGTTATGGAGAACATTTTCTTCCAGAGAACAATATCGAGGGTCTATGATCTGAAAGGTTCAGTGCGTTCACGGTATAATTCAGATAAATCTAGCCACAACAAAGTACTATTGGATTCTAATCTCATAGAGGAACAACATACAAAACCCATATTTGTTGGGAGTAAGGCTAAGCAAAGGTTGGAGAGAGCTGTTTGGAATGATACATCAGTTCTTGCG TCCTTGGATGTCATGGACTACTCGCTTCTGGTTGGCATTGACGAGGAGAAAAATGAGCTTGTGGTCGGCATCATCGACTTCCTGCGACAGTACACCTGGGACAAGCAGCTGGAGACCTGGGTGAAGGCATCGGGCATCCTTGGCGGTCCCAAGAACGAGATGCCCACTGTTATTTCGCCTGTCCAGTACAAGAAGAGGTTCAGAAAAGCGATGTCGAGGTACTTCGTTGCCGTCCCCGACCAGTGGTCCTCGTAA